The nucleotide sequence GTGATGAAGGTGCTAAAGTGATTTTACTGTCTGCTTGCACTTCAGCACCGCAGCGAGGACGCTGGGCCATTCAGGAAACCAGTAGTAACTCTATTCCTCAAGGAGGCATTTTTACCCCTGGGGTACTATTTAATTATGCAACTGTTTTAGAATCTCCCAAGCAACTACCACAGTTAGCGAAAAAACTGGCTCTAGGGTTATCACATCCGGGCGGCTATGTGGCTCACATTAGTATTCCAACAGCTATCCAAACCACTTTAGTAGAAGAATCTTTACCTAATCTAGAGTTGACTCCTATTGTACCGGCTCCTTCCCCAGAGACAATTCAACAAGCAATCAAATTACTCACAGAAGGTCCGTTTGCCATTTGGTTAGGTTTTGGCGCTCGTGGTGCAGCCGCGCAAATTCTTGAACTGGCTGAGAAAACCGGGGCGGCGGTCATGTGTTCTCCTCGGGCTAAAGGCATTTTTCCAGAAAATCATCCTCAGTTTGTCGGCGTGACTGGGTTAGGGGGTCACGAATCAGTCAGTCAGTATATGCAGGAGTATCCTCCCCTACGTACTTTAGTTTTAGGTACTCGTTTAGGGGAACCGACTTCTTTTTGGAGTGACTCGATAGTTCCTTCTAGAGGATTTGTTCATGTTGATATTGATCCCAGTGTACCTGGAGTTTCCTATCCTTACGCCGAGACTTTCCCGGTTGTCTCTGATATAGCGGCTTTCGTTTCTGCCTTATTAAAAAACTGGCCGGACAATTCTCATAGCAAAAAAGAAATCTTATTCCCTAATCCAGAAGAGGGACAAATTGAGCCAGCACAGAGCGATTTAGTGCGTCCTCAAGTATTAATGCAAGCGATTCAACGGATTATTGTAGAAGGCAGCGATGCAGTGGTTTTAGCCGAGTCCGGCAATTCCTTTACTTGGGCAACTCACCTGTTAAGATTTAGCCAACCCTTACGTTACCGAGTCAGTACAGGCGTAGGTTCTATGGGTCATAATGTGACCGGAGTGATCGGTGCGGCTTGGGGTCGCCAAGGTAAAGCGGTTGCCATTGTTGGAGATGGAGCCATGCTAATGAACAGTGAAGTAAGCACGGCGGTAAAATACCAAATTCCTGCTGTCTGGCTGGTTCTCAATGATGGTTGCTACAATATGTGTCGCCAAGGGATGTCCTTATTAGGACTCAACGGAGATGCAAATCTTCCCTTCACGGATTTTGCCCTGATGGCCTCTGCTGTCGGTGCTAAAGGAATTCGTATAGAAAAAGAATCTGACTTAGAAGCCGCACTTAGAGAAGCGATGGCTGCAACAAGTCCGGTGGTTGTAGATATAGCGATTGATCGTCATTGCTTGGCTCCTTCCAAAGGACGCAACAAAGGTTTAATTGCACAAGGCATTAAATCTAATCCTAAAAAACAAGACCATCAAGTTTCTTTTCCCTTAGTTTAAAGCATTAATAAAACCTTTATTGTCGAGGTGTTTAGGTAGTGAAACTCTTTGAAACAGTAAGCGAAATGGGCCATGAGCAAGTGCTTTTTTGCCATGACAAAGCGCGAAACTTAAAAGCAATTATTGCCATTCACAATACGAATTTAGGGTCAGCGATGGGAGCAACCCGCCTTTGGCCCTACCTATCAGAAGCCGATGCTTTAAGGGATGTTTTACGTCTCAGTCGTGGCATGACTTATAAAGCCGCTTGTGCTAATATTCCTATGGGCGGTGGCAAGGCTGTAATTATTGCTAATCCTCAAGACAAAAATGATGAGCTTTTAAGAGCTTATGGACGTTTTGTTAATAGTTTAAACGGGCGGTTTATTACCGGACAAGATGTCAATCTTTCTCCCGAAGATGTGCGGCAAATTTATAAAGAGACTCAATATGTCGTCGGCCGCTCTGAAAAATCCGGCGGTCCGGCTCCCATGACAGCAATGGGTGTTTTATTGGGAATCAAAGCCGCAGTAGAGTTTAGGATGCAGCAAACCAACCTTGAAGGATTAACAGTCGCTGTTCAAGGACTGGGAAATGTGGGTCAAAATCTTTGTAAGCACCTGCACGAGCATAAAGTCAAGCTTTTTGTTAGTGATATTGATGCTAAAAAAGCTGAAAAAATGCAACAGCTTTATGGGGCTACTGTGGTAGAATCAAAAGAAATTTATAATCTCGATGTAGATATTTTCTCACCTTGTGCTTTAGGGGCGATTATTAATAGTTCAACTATTCCCTTACTCAAAGCAAAAATTATCGCGGGTGCGGCAAATAATCAACTAGAAAATGAAGTGCTTCATAGTAGATTACTGGAAGATAAAGGCATTCTTTATTGTCCAGATTACGTCATTAATGCTGGAGGGTTAATTAATGTTTATCATGAGATGATAGGCTACGAAGAAGAAAAAGCCTTCACTCACTTAAACAGTATTTATAATACTCTTCTACAAATTTTTTCCCTAGCCAAATCTCAAGAAATCACCCCTTATGAAGCCGCGCAAAAAATTGCGGAAAATAGAATCATGAACGCTCAACCTTTAGGTGTAAAATAGAGGATTTTTATGGAACAAAATACATTTGCCACATCTGCCTACATTGATAATTCGCCCGAAACGGTTCATGACTACCTTTGTAGTTTAGAAAACCTAAATGATTGGACGCTATACAGCCGTATGCTAGAACAAGTCGATGACAATACTTGGTTAGGAACAGCATCAGGCTATCAGCACAATCTTTACTATCACGTAAAAAAAATCGAGCATCCAACCATTAAAGGGATTGAATGGCATTGTGGCATAGAATATCAAAAATATTTTCAAGTTTATCCAGTTTTTCTATTTACACCTCAATATATAGACCCCAATTCAGATGAAAGCGGCGTTTATTTTCACTGGCTAAGTTTTGTCGATCCTAAACGGCGAACACCAATGATCATGGAGGGAATTGAAACCGTACATACTTCTGAATGTCGCTCACTCAAAGCAATTTTAGAAAGAAAAGCCGGTCATACCTCTGCTGCTGTTGGGCGTTATAAAATTGACACCAATACAATGTTTGTCGATGCACCCATTGAATTAGGATTTGAATACCTAAGAGACTTACGTAATATGGATGACTGGGCGCATTTATTGCGTTCAACAGGGAAACTTAACCCTGAAGGAGGCGAATTTTTAGACGAATACGCTCAGAAAGTAACCGTCACCTTGCGAACCCATGCACTCAATAAATATTACTTAATCGAGCAAAATTATTTTTATCCCGAACATAACTTTATCCAGCGTTGTGCAGTCGTAATTATTCCCTGCTCTTATGCGTTCGGTGATCCTTCTGCACAAGGATTTATACTACACCAGATTACCTTCTGGCCTGTAGATCATCCCTTAAAACACGGCAAACTGCAACTACAAGACTTTGGCGCTGAAAGTATGAACATAAAACGATTACTCGAAGCGCAAGCCGGCAACACCCAAAGTTTTGCCCAAGGAATGAGCTATCGCCCCAGCAATAAAAACACTACTGCGGCTTTAGTATAAACCTCATTTCTTCGCCTCTTGGCTCTGGAGCGCGAAATCAAAAAGCCAATCTTTCCAACAACAAACACCCATAATTTTTTTCATAACTCCATCAATCACAGAAATGAAACTGAAATCACTAAAATACACAATTTCCCTAGTTACTTTTGGTTTTTCTCTAGTAACCGGTGCTGCCGCACAAGCTGCCTCCATCTCAGTCATTGCCACCGGTTTAGATAACCCGCGCAATCTTGCCTTTGCTCCCGACGGCAGTATTTATGTCACAGAGAGTGGCAAAGGAGGCGACGGTGCAGACGGAAGATGTATTCCTTCTCCGAGTGCCCAATATATTCCTCTGTGTGCGGGTCATACCGGCAAATTAAGCCGCATTACGCTAGATGGTCAAAAACAAACCCTAATTTCCAATCTTCCCTCTTTAGCCCTAACCCCCTCTGGAGAACAAGCGGCTGGGCCAGCAGATATTAAATTTGATAGTCTGGGTAATGCTTACTTATTATTTGGCTATGCTGGCGACCCGAAGCTACGGAATACGACGTTAAAAGAGCCTACTTTGGGACAACTCTACAAATACGACACAAACACCAAGGCTTTAAGCAGTATTTTTGACTTTGCCCAGTATGAAATCGATCATAATCCTGATGGAACTGATCTAATTACTAACCCTTACGCATTGGGTATTAAAGACGATTTGGCTTATGTTGTTGATGGAGGGGGAAATACAATCTATTCTATCGGACTCGACGGAAGCGGACTTAAAGGTAAAGGGGTAGCTGCCTTCCCGCTCCAACCTCTACCGAGTGATGCGGAGTTTCCTCCCTTGCCACCCGGTGAAGGCGCGCCGCCTTTTCAGCCAACCTTACAATCAGTTCCCACCGGTATCGCTTTCGCGCCTGATGGCAGTTTAACGGTGTCAGAATACTCAGCTTTCCCTTATCCTGAAGGGGATGCCCGTATTTTTAAAGTGGACCCCACTACCTTACAAACGCAAGTCCTTTATAATGGCTTTACTCAACTGACGGGTGTCACCTACGACGACAAAGGCAATTTATATGCTCTGCAACATATCAATCAGTCAGAATGGAAAGCCATTGAGCAAGGCGGTAATATCATTGGTGATATCAGTGGTTCGATCATTAAAATTGCCCCTGATGGAACTCGCAAAACGGTGCTTAGTGGTCATGGGTTAGCTGCCGCATCGGGGCTAACTTTTGGACCTGATGGTCGCTTATATACCTCAAACTTTTCTCGACTGGCAGGACAGGGACAAATACTGGCTATTGATCCTACAGCCGTACCGGAACCTAGCACCATATTGGGTGTAGTGCTATTCGGCGTAGGGGCAAGATTTTTCCGCCATAGTCTCAATAAAAAGCAGGAATCTGACAAGGATTAAACGATTGAATCATTAACTGATTAATCATTGTAGGGAGTAGGGTAAAAACCATTAGATTAACTTTAAATGATTCAATCAATTGAAAATTTTTCCCCGCCCCTACAGTTTCTCTTGGCTTTCCCTATTCTTTTTAGTAGAGTTATCACCACCAATTTACACAAGAGTTTTAAGATGAAATTAGTCAAACATATATCTTTAGCCGTCGCCAGTAGCGGATTGATGCTATGCTTCACAGCAGGCAACGCTAAGGCCTTAACCTTAACCTTTGATCGTCAAATTGGCGAACCCGGTTTTGCTCCGGGACAGTTATTTGTTCCCCAAGGGATAGGAGTACAAGACTCAACGGGTGATATTTTTATCAGTAATGGTCGAGGACTGAATCCGGACGGTTCTTTTAACCCGAATGTGGGTAACCGGGTCGATGTATTCAATGCTCAGGGTAACTATCTTCGGTCAGTGGGAAGTGGGAGACAGGGACACGGAGAAGGGCTTGATGAACCCGCCGACCTCAAATTTGATCCCCTGACCGGTAACCTATACGTCGGCGATGTTTTTAACAGTGAAATAGATGTTTATAATCCCAATACAGGGGCATTTATTACCTCTTTTGGTTCATTTGGGGGCCCGGTAGATGGAAGGCTTTTCTTTGGTCCAGGAGGAATGTCATTTAATAAAAATGGTATTTTGTATGTGACTGATTTTAGCGAGGACGTGATTAAAGTCTATGGTAGAGACGGTGAGTTAATTAACACCATTGGTTCTAGTGGTAGCGGACTTGGTCAATTTCTCGGTCCTGCGGGCATCACTATCTCTCCCAACACTGGGAATATTTATGTCAATGACCAATACAATAATCGAGTTCAAGTTCTCAATGCTGAAGGTGATACCTTGTTTGCTTTTGGTACTCGCGGTGACGGACCTGGACAATTTAAGGAACCCATTGGCATCGAAGTAGACGAGAATGAGAATATTTATGTAGCAGATTCTCAGAATAGTCGGGTTCAAGTTTTTGATCAAAACGGGAATTTCCTGACTAGCTTTGGTCAAGCGGCGGCGGCACCTCCACCGGCTTTAGGAGAACCTCCTTTTGGCAACCCCTTAGACCTCACACCAGGTACTTTTAACTGGACTGCCGGATTACACTACGATAATCACAAGCTTTATGTGGGTGATTTCTTCCAAGGTCGGGTTCAGGTATTGAACGTTAACACTACTGCCGTTCCGGAACCGAACACCCTATTAGGTGTCGTGCTATTTGGAGTAGGAACAAGATTCTTTCGTAGAGCGCTTAAGAAAAGGTAATAGGAGTTACGCACTCCCAAATAAAAACAACGATTTTATGTCATCCACCAGCGAAGCGAAGGATCGCGGACCAATCTCAAGCCCTAATGATTTCGTGGAGAGTGCGTAAGTCCTAGGTAAATAGCTTGTAGGGACGTTGCAAATAACGTCTCTACTACTTGAAATTATGCTTAGTGATCAGGATTTATGTGAGTCATTAAATTAATGAAAAAGCCTCTAAAAGTTTTATCCTTTTCTTTTTTAGTTTGGGGTTTAATATGTTTAGTAATACCCGATAAAGCTCATTCATTAAGTTTATCTTTTGTTCGTTTTGCCAGCCATACAGATGAGGGGCTTATCGTAGGCTCAAGTTTAGAGATAACGGGAGCCGGCAACATCTATGCTGTGGATGGATTTAATAATAGTTTACAGGCATTACATCCCTCCTCTGAGTTTTTTTCTATTAACAACAGCCTTTCGCCGGCTAGTAGCAATAACGGAGAGTTTCGTTGGCAAAAATATTTAAGTATAGATAAATCGGGCAATCTTTATCGTTCTAGTCAAATTACTTCTAGTAATGCTAATAATGTTTATGTTGTTGATGGAATCAATAACCAGCTTCAAGCTTTGAGTTTGAGCAATGGGAACCTTCATCTAGTGGATGGGATCAACAACAGCATCAGTGTGTTTAATCCTGCTAGTAACCTGTCAGATTCGTCAGAGAATAATAACCCCCCTAGTCAATTTAGCTGGCTTAAAACTTTAAGTTTAGATCAGACGGGTAAGCCTAAGCAGTCTAATCAAATTCATTTTACTAATGCTAATCATAATTTTTATCCCCTAGATGGTATTAATCAACAATTTCAAGCTCATGTAAGTGAAACACGGGTTAAGAAAAATGATAATTTTTATCTCATAGACGGGATTAATAATCAGTTAAATGTTTTGCCAAATAATTCCGAAATCGTAGATTTTTTAAATAGTTTTAAGCAGACTTATAATTACCATTGGGATTGGGAATCTAATTTTTCCATTGATCAAGATATTAATGGGTTTGCCGATCTTTTGGAAAATTTATCTCAAGCTAATTCATTGGCAAGTCTGGAAAACGGTAAGTTTTATAATGATTTTCTGCCTAATAATTGGCTGGATTTGTTAAAATCAAAAGATAATTTTAATTCTTACCAGGTCAAAAATATTTATTCAGATAGCCCGAAGAATATTTATTTTATCGATGGCATCAATAACCAGATTCAATACTGGCAAGACCTTCAAGTCAACGACAAGGATAATATATATTTAATCAATGGCATTAATTCAAAAGTAGAAATTATTGCCGTTCCGGAATCTTCACCGGTATTAGCTTTAACCTTACTTTTAATGGGATTTATAGCAACTGCCTTGGCGGCTAAGACAAATAACTGATATGATATCGAGTGGAAAACCATTAATAATCTAATGCCCAAACCCTACATTTCCGAGCTACGTCAAAAAATCATTCAAGCCATTGATCTAGATGGCATGAAGAAGATTGAAGTGGATCAAATCTTTCCACTGAGTCGCAAGACAATTAACTTATGTCAGCATACGAAAAAGCCAGCACCCGAGATGACCAAGCTTTCTAACCATCTTGGCGATTGCTATATTGTTGATCGGCTTAAAAAATCTATATATTATGACGATGAATTCTAATCGAATTAATGTAATCAAGTTACTTAATAAATGGCTTTCACGACAGGTTGACACAAAGGCTTTAACCTGGCTAGAAGAAAAGCGGCAACAAATTGCTCAAGGATCTTCAGCGAAAGTATTTTTTCTGGCTTTTAGCGCAGTGCCTCGCCATACCGGCAAAGAAGATTTAAAATTAACCCTTGATGATTGGCAAACCATTGAGGTGATGCGTTCGGGTTGGTGTCCCTACAATTGGAGCATCGATCAAGCCGCTCGCACACTCCTAGCTTTATCAGTTCCGGAGGATAACGCCCAAGAGTATGTACAAACGTTAGAAAAAGTATTTACGGCGGCTGATGTGAGTGAATTAGTTGCTCTTTATCAAGCTTTACCCTTGTTACCTTATCCTGAACAGTATCGCCTGCGTGCGGCTGAGGGAATTCGTAGCAACATGACGGCCGTTTTCAATGCGGTTGCTTTATGTAATCCTTATCCTGCCGAATATTTTGATGATATTGCCTGGAATCAGATGGTATTAAAAGCTTTATTTATCGGGAGTCCACTGAATTTAATTCAAGGACTTGAGAAAAGATCTAACCCCCAACTATCTCAAATGTTAATTGATTATGCCAAAGAAAGATGGGCGGCTAATCGTTCAGTGCCTTCTGAAATTTGGGCAGTGATCAAACCTTATGGTAACGCTTCCATTATTGCAGAATTAGAGCGAATGTTAGCTTATTCGGATAGCCAGTAAGGGGAAGGACTAATAACTAATGACCAATGACTAATGACTAAGGAGTAATTTTATGAACTATATCGATCCTCATATTCACATGAGTTCTCGTACTACTGATGATTATCAAGCCATGCGAGATGCGGGAATTGTAGCAGTTATTGAACCCGCTTTTTGGTTAGGACAACCCCGTACAAGCGTAGCGAGTTTTCAAGATTATTTTAGCAGTCTGGTAGGGTGGGAACGTTTTCGAGCCGGGCAATTTGGGATTCGTCACTATTGCACCATTGGGCTAAACTCAAAAGAAGCCAATAACGAACCCCTCGCCGAAGCCGTTATGGAACTGTTACCGCTATATCTCGGCAAAGAAGGCGTAGTGGCTATTGGTGAAATTGGCTATGATGATATGACCCCGGCAGAAGACAAATATTTCCGTCTTCAGTTGGAATTGGCAAAAGAACTGGATATGCTGGTGTTAATTCATACGCCTCACCGCAATAAAAAAGCCGGCACCAGCTACAGTATGGATGTATGTCTAGAACATGGTTTAAAACCCTCTCAAGTGATTGTAGACCACAACAACGAAGAAACCGTGCAAGAAGTGCTAGACCGGGGCTTTTGGGCGGCGTTTACCATTTATCCTCATACCAAGATGGGCAATGCTCGAATGGTAGAAATTGTTCGTCAATATGGATGTGAGCGCATTATTGTCGATAGTAGTGCAGATTGGGGCATCAGCGATCCTCTAGCCGTACCGAAAACCGCTCAGTTAATGAAAGAAAGAGGCATTCCCGAGGCACATATTAGAGCCGTATGTTATGAAAATGCCCTAGCCGCCTATAGCCAAAGTGGTCAAATGAACGAGCAAGACTGGCTAAATCCTCAACCGGTGGATCAGCGACAGTTATTTAGTGGTAATTCGGTTTTACGGGGACAGAAGCCGCTAATAGAAACCTCAGCCCGTGATTATGTTTTAATTGAATAGACAAAAACTATGCAGCTTCAAGGGATCAAAACTTTTTCCATTCAACATCGGATTTTTGCTTATCTGCAACTGATGCGTCCGGCTAATATTATTACCGCTTGGGCAGACATTTTAGCCGGCTTTACAGTGACGGGAACCTTAACTCACTCAAATTTTTCCTCACTAGGTCTTTTATTACTAGCTACAACCGGGCTTTATGGAGGAGGGATCGTTTTTAACGATGTTTTTGATGCAGATTTAGATGCCCAAGAAAGACCGGAGCGCCCTATTCCTAGCGGACGTGCGAATCGTTTGGGAGCCATTTATTTAGGAACTGCATTATTAATCCTAGGAATTGGGGCGGCGGCACAAGTTTCTCTATCTAGTTTCTTATTAGCCACTGGAATTGCTTTAGCGGCTCTACTGTACGATGCTTGGGGTAAACATCGCCTCCTCATCAGTCCTCTGAATATGGGATTATGTCGAGGCGGTAATTTACTCTTAGGAGTCAGTATCGTACCCGAGTTATTAGTTGAACAGTGGTATATCGCCCTTATTCCCGTAATCTATATAGCCGCCATCACCGCCATGTCTAGGGGAGAAGTGCATGGAGGTAAACATAGCACCGGCATCTTAGCCTTATTGATGTTAAGCGTCGTGCTAGGGAGCTTATGGTGGCTTGGAGCTAAAAACATCCTTAATACCTTACCCTTTTGGCTATTATTCGCCATTCGAGTAGTACCCGCTTGGATTAAAGCCGCTCTGACACCGCAACCGGAATTAATTGGTAAAGCTGTAAAAGCCGGCGTAATCTCTCTAATTCTCTTAGATGCAACCCTAGCCGCCAGTTTCGGAGCCATCATCAACAGCTTACTCATACTAAGCTTACTCCCTCTGTCTCTTCTATTAGCACGACGATTTGCCGTCACCTAAACAGAAGAATATCTGACTCGTACCAAAGCAAAAACACATCCCTATTCATCTGCGGAAAATCACTCTAAACATCTAAACTCAAATGACCATCAGTCTATCCAAAAAACCTCTATTAACTCTCCAACCGATACATCAGAGTGTCCCTGTTACCTTCCACTATGATGTTCACTTTACTAAAGGATTATTTGAATTAGACAATCCCTTATTAGCACAAATCATAGCAGCCGATAACCAATCGAGAATCAAACGAGTGATGGTTATCATCGATTCAGGAGTCTTAAAACATCATCGAAACTTAATAGAAAAACTCGAAACCTATAGCCAACGCTATGAAGAATTATTTACCCTAGCGGCTCAACCCGTCATCGTCATAGGGGGAGAAGCCGCCAAAAACTCACCCAAATTAATAGATAATTTACAGGCTTATATTAATGGAGCCAGATTATGCCGCCATTCTTATATTTTAGCCATTGGTGGCGGAGCGGTGCTGGATCTGGTGGGATATGCTGCGGCTACGGCTCACCGAGGTATTCGTTTAATTAGAATTCCCACCACTGTTTTAGCTCAAAATGATTCGGGTATTGGGGTTAAAAACGGCATTAACGCCTTTGGAAAAAAGAATTTTCTGGGCACTTTTGCGGCTCCTTATGCGGTGTTAAATGATGCTAATTTTTTGACCACTCTTGATGAGCGAGACTGGCGAGGAGGGGTTGCAGAAGCGATTAAGGTGGCTCTCATTAAAGATGCTAATTTTTTTGAGTTTATTAGTAGTTATAGCCAAGCAATTGCTCATCGAGATATGGATATTATGCAACAGGTAATTTATCGTTGTGCCCAGTTGCATCTAGAACATATTGCTAATAGTGGTGATCCTTTTGAAAAGGGTTCTTCTCGTCCTTTGGATTTTGGTCATTGGGCTGCCCATCGCTTGGAACATTTAACGGATTATCGTCTCCGTCATGGTGAAGCGGTGGCTATTGGGATGGCTCTTGATTGTACTTATTCTTATTTGTCTGGGTTGCTTTTGAAAGATGATTGGATGCAGATTTTAAGCACTTTGGTGGCTATTGGTTTTGATTTGTATGTACCTGAGTTGGCTTTAGATAAGGATTTGTTTTTAGGGTTAACTGAGTTTCAAGAACATTTGGGAGGAGAGTTAACGATTACTCTGTTACAAGGTGTTGGGTTAGGCGTTGAAGTTCATGAGGTTGAGCTTGATTTGTATCGACAAGCCATTGGTTTGTTACAGAGTTTCCGCTCTTCTGGTTTCGCGCAGAGACGCTAAGGGTTTTTTTAAGATAATTTTTGGTGGAGTCTATGAAGGTTGGAAAAAATAAGAATTTTCATTTAACTTATTGTACGAATATTCATCCGGGGGAATCTTGGCGGCAAGTTGATTTAAATTTAAGAGAGTATATTCCGACTCTAAAAGCGAGGTTGTCTCCTGATGCTTGTTTTGGTATTGGGTTAAGGTTGGCTGATGTTGCTGCGCGGGAATTGTTGGAGGGGGATAATTTAAAACAGTTTCAGTGTTGGTTAAGCCAAGAGGATTTATATGTGTTTACTTTGAATGGTTTTCCTTTTGGCGGCTTTCATCATCAAGTGGTTAAAGATCAAGTTTATAGCCCAGATTGGTCAAAGCGTTCCCGTCTGACTTATACGTTACGTTTAATTAATATTCTCGCGTCTCTTTTACCGGAGGGGATAGAGGGCAGTATTTCCACTTTGCCGCTATCTTATAAGCCTTGGTGGAGAAATTATAAAGCGGCTTGGGATTCACTTTTTAAAGAAAGTAGTCTTAATTTGGCTTTACTTGTGGCTGAAATGGCAGATATTTATAATAAAACCGGTAAGTTGATTCATTTAAATTTGGAACCTGAACCCGATGGTTTGTTAGAAAATACGGCAGAAATTATTAATTTTTTTGAAGATTGGTTATTACCGATTGGGACGGATTATTTATCGTTTCGTCAGGGGTGTTCTCGCTTGGCGGCTGAATCTATGCTGCGGAAACATATACGTTTGTGTTATGATACTTGTCATTTTGCGGTAGAATATGAGGAGCCACTATCGGTTTTTCAGCGTTGTCAAGCGGCGGGGATTAATATTGGTAAGATTCAATTAAGTGCTGCGATTCGTGCCACTTTAGGGGAAGAAAATCGAGTTAAGGTAAAGGAAAGATTACAACCTTTTGCTGAATCAACTTATTTACATCAAGTGATTGAACAATGGGCTGATGGGAGTTTACATCATTATCCGGATTTAGCAATGGCAATGCGATATTTAGAACAGTCGGCGGCTAAAGAGTGGCGGATTCATTTTCATGTGCCTATTTTTATTGGCAATTATAATATTTTAGAGTCTACTCAAGATGACCTTATTCAGGTTTTAATGTTATTACAAAATAATCCGGTTTGTGAGCATCTTGAAATTGAGACTTATACTTGGGATGTATTGCCCACTGAGATGAAATTGGATTTGTTGACTTCTATTGAACGGGAATATCAGTGGGTAAATTCAATTATAGAAAAAGGTGAAATTCGGAATTGTAGTTTACTCACCGATTAAGTATATTCGGGAATAAAATCTATTTAAAATATAAAATTAAAGGATTTAAAATAATGCAAAAAACTGTTGTTCTTAATGTTGTTGGTTTAACTTCGAGGTTATTAGAACATACTCCGTTTTTATCACAATGGGCATCTAGGGGAAAATTGGCTATGGTTAAGCCCCTATTACCTGCTGTAACTTGTTCGGTACAAGCGACTTATTTAACCGGCAAATGGCCTGATGAGCATGGCATTGTGGGTAATGGTTGGTATTTTCGTTCCGAGTGTGAGGTGAAGTTTTGGCGGCAGTCTAATAAACTGATTCAAGGGCAAAAAATTTGGGATGTGGCTCGTGGTGTTGACCCCAGTTTTACCTGTGCCAATCTTTTTTGGTGGTATAATATGTATTCTGGGGCAGATTATGGAATTACACCACGACCGATGTATCCTGCCGATGGAAGAAAGATTCCTGATATTTATAC is from Gloeothece verrucosa PCC 7822 and encodes:
- a CDS encoding thiamine pyrophosphate-dependent enzyme, with the translated sequence MTDKSLQSNSGNLTLTKTISNDYSNGHHSKIEARISLPTPKNDPGATRFTVAQAIVKILENLQIREAFGVSGGAMATVWGALSDSPVIDVIHCRHEGGAAFAATEAYFASNRPIVIFTTAGPGITNALTGLLAARDEGAKVILLSACTSAPQRGRWAIQETSSNSIPQGGIFTPGVLFNYATVLESPKQLPQLAKKLALGLSHPGGYVAHISIPTAIQTTLVEESLPNLELTPIVPAPSPETIQQAIKLLTEGPFAIWLGFGARGAAAQILELAEKTGAAVMCSPRAKGIFPENHPQFVGVTGLGGHESVSQYMQEYPPLRTLVLGTRLGEPTSFWSDSIVPSRGFVHVDIDPSVPGVSYPYAETFPVVSDIAAFVSALLKNWPDNSHSKKEILFPNPEEGQIEPAQSDLVRPQVLMQAIQRIIVEGSDAVVLAESGNSFTWATHLLRFSQPLRYRVSTGVGSMGHNVTGVIGAAWGRQGKAVAIVGDGAMLMNSEVSTAVKYQIPAVWLVLNDGCYNMCRQGMSLLGLNGDANLPFTDFALMASAVGAKGIRIEKESDLEAALREAMAATSPVVVDIAIDRHCLAPSKGRNKGLIAQGIKSNPKKQDHQVSFPLV
- the scyB gene encoding tryptophan dehydrogenase ScyB, producing the protein MKLFETVSEMGHEQVLFCHDKARNLKAIIAIHNTNLGSAMGATRLWPYLSEADALRDVLRLSRGMTYKAACANIPMGGGKAVIIANPQDKNDELLRAYGRFVNSLNGRFITGQDVNLSPEDVRQIYKETQYVVGRSEKSGGPAPMTAMGVLLGIKAAVEFRMQQTNLEGLTVAVQGLGNVGQNLCKHLHEHKVKLFVSDIDAKKAEKMQQLYGATVVESKEIYNLDVDIFSPCALGAIINSSTIPLLKAKIIAGAANNQLENEVLHSRLLEDKGILYCPDYVINAGGLINVYHEMIGYEEEKAFTHLNSIYNTLLQIFSLAKSQEITPYEAAQKIAENRIMNAQPLGVK
- a CDS encoding ScyD/ScyE family protein — encoded protein: MKLKSLKYTISLVTFGFSLVTGAAAQAASISVIATGLDNPRNLAFAPDGSIYVTESGKGGDGADGRCIPSPSAQYIPLCAGHTGKLSRITLDGQKQTLISNLPSLALTPSGEQAAGPADIKFDSLGNAYLLFGYAGDPKLRNTTLKEPTLGQLYKYDTNTKALSSIFDFAQYEIDHNPDGTDLITNPYALGIKDDLAYVVDGGGNTIYSIGLDGSGLKGKGVAAFPLQPLPSDAEFPPLPPGEGAPPFQPTLQSVPTGIAFAPDGSLTVSEYSAFPYPEGDARIFKVDPTTLQTQVLYNGFTQLTGVTYDDKGNLYALQHINQSEWKAIEQGGNIIGDISGSIIKIAPDGTRKTVLSGHGLAAASGLTFGPDGRLYTSNFSRLAGQGQILAIDPTAVPEPSTILGVVLFGVGARFFRHSLNKKQESDKD
- the scyC gene encoding scytonemin biosynthesis cyclase/decarboxylase ScyC (ScyC, an enzyme in the biosynthesis pathway for the cyanobacterial natural sunscreen scytonemin, performs a cyclization and decarboxylation on the compound ScyA produces.) encodes the protein MEQNTFATSAYIDNSPETVHDYLCSLENLNDWTLYSRMLEQVDDNTWLGTASGYQHNLYYHVKKIEHPTIKGIEWHCGIEYQKYFQVYPVFLFTPQYIDPNSDESGVYFHWLSFVDPKRRTPMIMEGIETVHTSECRSLKAILERKAGHTSAAVGRYKIDTNTMFVDAPIELGFEYLRDLRNMDDWAHLLRSTGKLNPEGGEFLDEYAQKVTVTLRTHALNKYYLIEQNYFYPEHNFIQRCAVVIIPCSYAFGDPSAQGFILHQITFWPVDHPLKHGKLQLQDFGAESMNIKRLLEAQAGNTQSFAQGMSYRPSNKNTTAALV